From the Methanobacterium sp. BAmetb5 genome, the window CGAGCATTTTTAGCAGTTGACGTGGACAGCACTTTAAATTATGAAATTCAGAAAGTACAGAAGGAACTAAAAAAAACTGCCGCCCCATTGAAGATGGTGGAGCCGGAGAATCTGCATTTCACCTTCAAATTTTTTGGAGAAATCTCCTCTACCCAGACTGAAAAGATAATCCAGATAACCCAGGACAAACTGGAAAAGTACAAATCATTTCCCCTGAATATTAAGGGGACGGGAGTGTTCCCTAACATGGGATATATGCGGGTTATCTGGCTGGGAGTTGAAGAACCAGAGCAGTTCTCCCAGCTGCAACGGGATCTTGACCAGGAATTTGTCAAGATGGGATTTAAAAAGGAACGCAGCTACATACCCCACCTAACCATTGCCCGGGTAAAGGGACCACGAAACAAGGAAATTCTGGCAGAAACCGTGCAAAAATTGGAGTCAATTGAGATTGGACCCATGACCCTGGAGAAGATAACTTTGAAAAAAAGCGAACTAACCCCGGTAGGTCCTATCTATACCGATATCCAACAATTTTTCATTTAATCTTGAAATCAAGAACCTTAAACTCAAGATTTAATCTAATAAGTTTGATTTAATAAATTAATTCCATAAAAAGAAAAACATGGCAAAAAGCCCAGCTTAGAGGTAATTATAAGTGATTGATTTTAACCCAATATTAGCGGATATTGAACCTTCAAAAGAAGAGGTAGCGAAAGTTAAAGGTTTAGCAGATAAATTAAAGGACATAATCAATAAAAATGTTAATAAACTGAATATTAATGCAGAAGCCGTGCTCCTGGGCTCAGTGGCCAAGAACACTTGGTTATCCAATGGTAACTCTGAAGAGGGTAAGGGTCTGGACATTGATATTTTCATTAAATTTCCCCTCACCACTTCCCTGGATGATCTGAAAAGTCAGGGTCTGGAACTGGCCCATAAATGTGTAGATGAAGCTGATGGAACCTATGAGGAACGTTATGCCTCCCACCCTTACCTCACTGGTTTTATTGAAGGTTATGAGGTGGATTTAGTACCCTGCTATGACATCACAGATTCCAGTGAACTCAAATCTGCGGTGGACCGCACCCTGCTGCACACCCTATTTGTGGTGGATAATTTAGGGCCAGAACAGACCAGGGAAGTCCGGCTTTTAAAACGGTTCATGAAGATGGTGGGAACCTACGGCTCGGAGTTCAAGGTGGGTGGATTTTCTGGTTACCTGTGTGAATTGCTGGTTATCCACTACGGTTCGTTCCTGAAGGTTCTGGAAGGTGCACTCGAGCATTGGGAACCTGGATACAGAATAGATCTTATGAACTTCGGTACCGGGGCCCAGTTTAAGGATCCCCTGATAGTGGTGGACCCGACTGACCAGAACCGGAATGTTTCTGCCGCACTGACACTGCAGAAGATGGCTGAATTCAGGGTGGCAGCAGGTAACTTCCTGGAAAACCCTAAAAAATCATATTTCTATCCTAAAACCTTAAAGTATGACCGGGAAACATTGCGGGATGAATTTCAACAGAGAAAGACCCATTCAGTTCTCCTGGCCTTCCACACCCCAAATATTCCTGCGGATGCCCTGCATCCCCAGATCCAGAAGACTGAAAAATCCCTGGTGAAGATCCTGGAAAATGAGGACTTTAAAGTTATGGGGAGTGATTCCTGGAGTGATGAGGACACCACCGGCATAATACTCCTGGAAATGAACACGTGGAAGTTAACTCCCTTCCGGAAGTACTCGGGACCCACGGTGTGGGATGATGAGAACACCAAAAGGTTCCTGGAAAAGCATCCCCAATCATGGGTGGAAGGTGAACGATGGTTTACACTCACCAGAAGGGAATATCGGGATGCAGAGTCCCTTATCCAGGAGACACTCACCCCTGGTGGGATCCGGAATCTACGTGTGGGGAAACATTTAAAGAAGAAACTACTGGAAAAATACAATCTAGTGGATGTTCTGGATCTGTTAATCGCTGAAGATGCCGACGAGGGTGTGATGAAATTCCTGTACAGTTATCTTCATAAAAATGAGCTTTTAACCCGGGATTAAAGGGGTATTAACACCACTATCCGGTTAAATACCCTTAATTTTTTTTAAAAAAACAATAAACTCTACTTATCATCCCTTTCGTAAACGAATTTAGGTACTGCATTCTGGAAGGGGTCGAAAGTTTCCAGGTTCTTGATGAGGGTGGATTTCATGCTCACTCCTGAGTGGAGGGATGAGGGTAGGCGGAGTATTCGTTTGAGGTCTATGGATACCTTAGCATCTACCAGTGTCAGGTTTAAGGAGGCAATACCCTTAACCAACCGGGCGTACCTTACGGGTCCGATTGCTTTGCGGAATATTCCCCACTGGTCATCATAGAGTAATTCACGGTGTTTTATTACTGCCTTTTTTATATCCTTACTGACATCATCGATTTCTGTATCGAGAGTCAGGTTTAACAGGGCCTGTTTTACCCTGTGGGTGAATACCTGGGGGTAGCCAAATGGTATGGTGAAGTGTTCCAGGTTGTATTTCATTCCGTGGCTGGAGTATTCACTCCGGGGAACATCAGCACCCACTAAATATTTGACGATCTGGC encodes:
- the cca gene encoding CCA tRNA nucleotidyltransferase codes for the protein MIDFNPILADIEPSKEEVAKVKGLADKLKDIINKNVNKLNINAEAVLLGSVAKNTWLSNGNSEEGKGLDIDIFIKFPLTTSLDDLKSQGLELAHKCVDEADGTYEERYASHPYLTGFIEGYEVDLVPCYDITDSSELKSAVDRTLLHTLFVVDNLGPEQTREVRLLKRFMKMVGTYGSEFKVGGFSGYLCELLVIHYGSFLKVLEGALEHWEPGYRIDLMNFGTGAQFKDPLIVVDPTDQNRNVSAALTLQKMAEFRVAAGNFLENPKKSYFYPKTLKYDRETLRDEFQQRKTHSVLLAFHTPNIPADALHPQIQKTEKSLVKILENEDFKVMGSDSWSDEDTTGIILLEMNTWKLTPFRKYSGPTVWDDENTKRFLEKHPQSWVEGERWFTLTRREYRDAESLIQETLTPGGIRNLRVGKHLKKKLLEKYNLVDVLDLLIAEDADEGVMKFLYSYLHKNELLTRD
- the thpR gene encoding RNA 2',3'-cyclic phosphodiesterase, whose amino-acid sequence is MRAFLAVDVDSTLNYEIQKVQKELKKTAAPLKMVEPENLHFTFKFFGEISSTQTEKIIQITQDKLEKYKSFPLNIKGTGVFPNMGYMRVIWLGVEEPEQFSQLQRDLDQEFVKMGFKKERSYIPHLTIARVKGPRNKEILAETVQKLESIEIGPMTLEKITLKKSELTPVGPIYTDIQQFFI